The Brassica napus cultivar Da-Ae chromosome C7, Da-Ae, whole genome shotgun sequence genome has a segment encoding these proteins:
- the LOC106410885 gene encoding lipase-like PAD4 gives MEECQFETSELLASLMMSTPLWSDSWSLCNLADSSKSIQIQRIAGTMYVALPEVEMNQPGNLVDLKVDGNELFSAFSTSSTSDEPPPMVNGAILDLFVSSALFIESQITIGLEKEDREQVVITGYSTGGAVAALTALWLLSVPLSPSYPLLCITFGSPLLGNQSLSSSISQSHVAQNFCHVVSIHDLVPRRNDEPLWPFGTYLFCSDNGGVCLDNAASVRRMFHILNSTGTPNIEERQRYEHYVSTLSHQFLISRSFHSGDISDNSYEAGVALAVESLGFSVDHPSGVSAKECIETATRMSRARIERASELAIELGDVLPSRLDIQWYKDSCDASPKKLGYYDNFKLYSNQRELRVNMSRAKLAKFWDRVYDMVETNELPPDFDFELKWLFASQFYQLLAEPLDIAYFYKYKYSKTGNGHYMENGNRPKRYLLFDKWWKEKGECHRVKTARTRYASTTQDTCFWAKVEEAKEWLDDVRSEGTNEQRRALLWEKIVGFEIYADTLVKMKDVSLDVLAENSSHRVWKKKLTEFKKDNGIGMVADESDAMET, from the exons ATGGAAGAGTGCCAATTCGAGACGAGCGAGTTACTAGCTTCGCTTATGATGTCGACTCCTTTATGGTCCGACTCATGGAGTTTATGCAACCTCGCAGATAGCTCAAAGAGTATTCAGATACAGCGTATTGCCGGAACCATGTACGTTGCTTTACCGGAGGTGGAGATGAATCAACCGGGGAACCTCGTGGACCTGAAAGTCGACGGAAATGAGCTTTTCTCCGCCTTTTCAACATCATCAACATCTGACGAGCCTCCGCCTATGGTCAACGGTGCAATACTTGACCTTTTTGTTTCCTCGGCTCTCTTTATTGAGTCTCAG ATCACAATAGGACTGGAAAAGGAAGACAGAGAACAGGTGGTAATAACCGGATATTCAACCGGCGGCGCAGTTGCAGCACTCACCGCACTTTGGCTCCTTTCAGTACCTTTGTCGCCGTCATACCCTCTACTCTGCATCACCTTCGGCTCTCCTTTGCTCGGCAACCAATCTCTCTCTTCCTCAATCTCCCAATCACATGTAGCCCAAAATTTCTGCCACGTGGTTTCCATCCACGACCTCGTTCCCAGAAGAAACGATGAACCACTCTGGCCCTTTGGAACATATCTCTTCTGTTCCGACAATGGAGGTGTATGCTTAGACAATGCTGCTTCAGTTCGTAGGATGTTTCATATACTCAACTCAACAGGAACTCCAAACATTGAGGAACGTCAAAGGTACGAACATTACGTGTCTACACTCTCTCACCAGTTTCTCATATCAAGAAGCTTTCATAGTGGGGATATCTCAGATAATAGCTACGAAGCTGGTGTCGCATTAGCCGTGGAATCTCTTGGATTCTCTGTTGATCACCCAAGTGGTGTATCAGCTAAAGAATGCATAGAAACCGCTACAAGAATGAGTCGTGCTAGGATTGAGAGAGCGAGTGAGTTAGCTATTGAGCTTGGTGATGTCTTGCCATCAAGACTAGATATTCAATGGTACAAAGACAGTTGCGACGCGTCGCCCAAGAAGCTCGGTTACTATGATAACTTCAAACTATACTCAAATCAAAGAGAGTTAAGGGTAAACATGAGCCGCGCAAAGCTAGCTAAGTTTTGGGACCGTGTGTATGACATGGTGGAGACAAATGAATTGCCTCCTGATTTTGATTTCGAATTGAAATGGCTATTTGCATCGCAGTTTTACCAGCTCTTAGCCGAACCACTGGACATTGCGTACTTCTACAAGTACAAATATTCAAAGACTGGTAATGGTCATTACATGGAGAATGGGAATAGACCCAAAAGGTATTTACTGTTTGATAAGTGGTGGAAAGAAAAAGGGGAGTGTCATAGAGTGAAGACTGCGAGAACTCGATATGCTAGCACTACTCAGGATACTTGCTTTTGGGCTAAGGTCGAGGAGGCAAAAGAGTGGTTGGATGATGTGAGAAGCGAAGGTACCAATGAGCAGAGGCGAGCTTTGTTATGGGAAAAGATTGTTGGATTTGAGATATATGCTGATACATTGGTGAAGATGAAGGACGTTTCGCTTGATGTTCTTGCGGAGAACTCGAGTCACCGTGTGTGGAAGAAGAAGCTGACAGAGTTCAAAAAGGATAATGGAATTGGAATGGTTGCTGATGAGAGTGACGCAATGGAGACTTAG
- the LOC106409756 gene encoding dof zinc finger protein DOF3.5, producing MERTEALTSSFIWRPNANANANAEITPSCPRCGSSNTKFCYYNNYSLTQPRYFCKGCRRYWTKGGSLRNVPVGGGCRKSRRTKSSSSNAKTGVTASSCNSGGGSPNIDLALVYANFLNPKPDEPTLQATCDLATGASMEPSNWSMDIGDDHHYDHQVEHIIEECGYNGLPPFPGEELLSIDTNSVWSDALLIGHNNHIEVGGVTSAETVHEPVVNFADESNDSTNFLFGSWSPFDFSTDG from the coding sequence ATGGAGAGAACAGAAGCCTTGACGTCATCGTTTATATGGCGGCCAAATGCAAACGCAAACGCAAACGCAGAAATAACGCCAAGCTGTCCAAGATGTGGATCATCAAACACAAAGTTCTGTTATTACAACAACTACAGCCTCACTCAACCTCGCTACTTCTGCAAAGGCTGCCGTAGATATTGGACCAAAGGCGGCTCCCTCCGCAACGTGCCTGTAGGTGGTGGCTGCCGCAAATCCCGCCGTACCAAATCTTCCTCGAGTAACGCTAAAACCGGCGTAACCGCTAGTTCATGCAACTCCGGTGGTGGCTCACCAAACATAGATCTTGCTCTTGTTTACGCCAACTTCTTGAATCCAAAGCCTGACGAACCCACACTTCAAGCAACATGCGATTTAGCCACAGGCGCTTCGATGGAACCCTCTAATTGGAGTATGGACATCGGTGATGATCATCATTATGATCATCAGGTGGAACACATTATTGAGGAATGTGGTTATAATGGGTTGCCTCCGTTTCCTGGTGAAGAGCTTCTTTCTATTGACACTAATAGTGTTTGGTCTGATGCTTTATTGATTGGTCATAATAACCATATAGAAGTTGGTGGTGTAACTTCGGCTGAGACTGTTCATGAACCGGTGGTTAATTTTGCTGATGAATCCAATGACTCTACCAACTTCTTGTTCGGAAGCTGGAGCCCTTTTGATTTCTCAACCGATGGATAA
- the LOC106409000 gene encoding outer envelope membrane protein 7 encodes MGKASGAKQATVVVAALAFGWLAIEIAFKPFLDKLRSSIDKSDPAKDPDDSDKDAAFAAAAAASETTSSV; translated from the coding sequence ATGGGAAAAGCTTCGGGAGCGAAACAGGCGACTGTCGTGGTTGCAGCTTTGGCTTTTGGATGGTTAGCTATAGAGATCGCCTTCAAGCCTTTCCTCGACAAACTCCGCTCCTCAATCGACAAATCCGATCCCGCCAAAGATCCCGATGACTCCGACAAAGACGCCGCCTTCGCCGCCGCTGCAGCCGCCTCTGAGACGACGTCCTCCGTGTAG
- the LOC106410945 gene encoding RNA-binding protein CP33, chloroplastic, protein MSSAYCSSAVAVSAAATVSSAATFNPLLSFHSNFKLFYRITPKPFKLVAKCPTPPLFLHLNTRRHRLFCAAEDEIPPSSGEEEDEEEEENEEEDADATQASVEEGRLYVGNLPYTITSSELSQLFGEAGNVVDVQIVYDKVTDRSRGFGFVTMGTIEEAKEAIQMFNSSQIGGRTVKVNFPEVPRGGEREVMRTKIRDSNRSYVDSPHKIYAGNLGWNLTSQGLKDAFGDQPGVLGAKVIYERNSGRSRGFGFVSFESEENLQSALGAMNGVEIEGRALRLNLASERAREPRPSVGEGETEEGSLERSEVVSNIST, encoded by the exons ATGTCTTCAGCTTATTGTTCCTCTGCCGTGGCGGTTTCCGCCGCAGCTACCGTTTCCTCCGCCGCTACCTTTAACCCATTACTCTCCTTCCACTCAAATTTCAAACTCTTCTATCGCATCACACCAAAACCCTTCAAACTCGTCGCCAAATGCCCTACTCCTCCTCTCTTCCTCCATCTAAATACCCGTCGCCACCGCCTCTTCTGCGCCGCCGAAGACGAAATCCCGCCGTCATCCGGAgaagaagaggacgaggaagaagaagaaaacgaagaagaagacgcaGATGCGACGCAAGCGAGCGTTGAGGAAGGGAGGCTGTACGTTGGGAACTTGCCTTACACAATCACTTCTTCTGAGCTCTCCCAGCTTTTCGGAGAAGCTGGTAACGTCGTCGATGTTCAG ATTGTGTACGATAAAGTCACTGACAGAAGCAGAGGGTTTGGATTCGTAACCATGGGAACCATTGAAGAAGCTAAAGAAGCGATTCAGATGTTCAACAGCTCT CAAATCGGTGGTAGGACGGTGAAAGTGAACTTCCCGGAGGTGCCTAGAGGCGGAGAGAGGGAAGTGATGAGAACCAAGATTCGTGATAGTAACAGGAGTTATGTTGACAGTCCTCACAAGATCTATGCAGGGAACCTTGGTTGGAATCTAACCTCGCAAGGTCTTAAAGATGCGTTTGGAGATCAGCCTGGTGTGCTTGGTGCTAAAGTTATCTACGAAAGAAACAGTGGGAGGTCTAGAGGGTTTGGTTTCGTTTCTTTTGAGTCGGAAGAAAACCTTCAGTCTGCTCTGGGTGCTATGAATGGTGTG GAAATTGAAGGACGAGCGCTGAGGCTAAACTTGGCTTCGGAGAGAGCCAGGGAGCCTCGTCCTTCTGTAGGAGAAGGAGAGACTGAAGAGGGCAGTCTAGAGAGAAGCGAGGTGGTTTCGAACATTAGTACATGA
- the LOC106409479 gene encoding syntaxin-122, giving the protein MNDLLSRSFKRSVADDSSPPHSHTIEMPKAKYSDENNLDKFFLDVEEVNNDLKELDRLCHSLQVSHDKSKTLHNSKAVKELKDKMDSDVSKALKTAKRVKGNLQALDRSNEVNRSLPECGPGSSSDRQRMAVVNGLRKKLKDAMNHFMRVRETISTEYRDTIHRLYFTVTGENPDEDTVDHLISTGESETFLQKAIQEQGRGRILDTINEIQERHDAVKDIEKSLNELHQVFLDMAVLVQSQGEQLDTIEDSLKRTNTIIRSGADQLVKARFYQKNTRKWTCYAVLILIIIVVLVVLFTVKPWENNNGGGGGGGSNRQATPVQAPPPPSQARRLLR; this is encoded by the exons ATGAACGATCTTCTCTCCCGCTCTTTCAAACGCTCCGTAGCCGACGACTCATCGCCGCCTCACTCGCACACTATCGAGATGCCAAAGGCTAAGTACTCAGACGAGAACAATCTCGACAAGTTCTTCCTCGACGTGGAGGAGGTTAATAATGATCTAAAAGAGCTCGATCGCCTATGTCACAGTCTCCAAGTAAGCCACGACAAGAGCAAGACGCTCCACAACTCTAAGGCTGTCAAGGAGTTGAAGGACAAGATGGATTCTGACGTGTCTAAGGCGCTCAAGACGGCGAAGCGTGTGAAAGGAAACCTCCAGGCACTGGATCGTTCGAATGAAGTGAACCGGAGTTTACCGGAATGCGGACCGGGTTCATCTTCTGACCGGCAAAGGATGGCGGTGGTTAACGGGTTGAGGAAGAAGCTGAAAGATGCGATGAACCATTTTATGCGAGTGAGAGAGACTATCTCGACGGAATATAGAGACACAATTCACCGGTTGTACTTCACCGTCACCGGAGAAAATCCCGACGAGGACACCGTCGATCACCTAATCTCTACAG GAGAAAGCGAAACATTTTTGCAAAAAGCTATACAAGAACAAGGTCGGGGTAGGATTTTGGACACCATAAACGAGATACAAGAGAGGCATGACGCAGTGAAAGACATTGAGAAGAGCTTGAACGAGTTGCATCAGGTGTTTCTTGACATGGCCGTCTTGGTTCAGAGCCAGGGTGAACAGCTGGACACCATTGAAGACAGCCTCAAACGAACCAATACGATTATCCGTTCCGGTGCAGACCAGCTTGTTAAGGCGCGGTTCTATCAGAAGAACACGCGTAAGTGGACTTGCTACGCGGTTTTGATACTGATCATTATTGTGGTTTTAGTTGTGTTGTTTACGGTTAAACCTTGGGAAAATAacaatggtggtggtggaggaggtggTTCGAACCGTCAAGCCACACCGGTGCAAGCTCCACCACCTCCATCTCAGGCCCGACGTCTACTTcgttaa